The Hippoglossus hippoglossus isolate fHipHip1 chromosome 2, fHipHip1.pri, whole genome shotgun sequence DNA segment AGGCAGGTTGTAAGAGGCTTAAAAGCTGTTATTGTTCAacacgccaacacacacacacgcgcgctcCTCACTGAGATAACTGAGAAGCGAAGCCCTGCACTTAAGCAGCGTCTGTTTGTTCTGTCATTAGGCCGCTGCAGCCGTAAAGCTTTCATCCTTTCACATTCGGATtcacacaggaagagacaaTTAGAGCTTTACCGCTCCGTCTCCACCTGGAGCCTCAGCTCCTTCCACTCGGTGCTCTGAACGTGCgagctgtgttttcacagggaGCCACTAACGACGGACTGGCGGGCGCAGGAGTCTTTTGGTGCTAAACTTCTGGGGGTGATTCCTGAACACACCTCAGCTCTCCAGGTTCCCTCGGAGGAAAGGGGGAGACGCGTCTTCCCGTTGGCAGATTGAACGTCGGAGCAAATTTACAACCCCCCCTCCACGTACCTCGACCCTAAAGATATAACCCCAAAATAAGTGTTTTGTAAATTTGTTTTATACctcattttttgtttgtttttcttctactGTATTTTTTTACGTGACTTGTTTTGTTCCATTGATAAAAAGCTACACAACGATGAAATCGGATTTTAAATGtatgagtttcttcttttcttcagcgTCGGCTTCTGGTCACAGTGGTTTTTAATGTCAACCTGTTTTTATCAGTtagaaaacagattaaaaaactgTGTGAGATTATAGAAAATTAGCTTTTTAGTATCAAActcaacaaaaatataaaccatCAGTGAGTGAATTATATTCTATAATCTGACTATCAGTAATAATCTGTTTGCCATGATCAGATCACGACAGATCTCTCTGCACTACTTATCTGTACTTCACaccttttcttgtttttcacaaaaatacttttactaCTTCCACTACATTTGAAATCTATctttttataaaatgtgatatttataacaataaaaatgtgatttggtGCTTGACATTGTATTGTGAGGATTTCAAACAGGAAGCTCAGGAGACAAAGTGCGTTCAGATGGATTTAACTTTTATACAGCGTCAGTGAAAACCGTCTCAAAATAACATTTACTTCCATCTGAAAAACAGGttttttgaatatttctgagGTTTGCATTGATTTGTGGGCGGttacagcagctggaggaggatcaGAAGGTTCAACCTAAAGAAATTAACCATTCAACTCAGTGTGTCTTACACAGCTCGTCTTCGAGACAGCGTCTGAAAAGCGTTGGCTCCAAATCTccaaaaatagagaaaacaaactgtccaaaaaaaataaaaaacttattttcttCTAAACCAATTTAAACCATGTTTCAGTCCCGCCCTTCCTCTAACGTCCCTCTTCATCCTCGCTCTCATCTGCCCACCTTGCCCAGCCGGTGGTCGGTCTTGGGGTCGGCGATGATGGCCTGCACGGCGACGATGGCCTCGTTGATCTTGGTCTGAAGCTCCCGCAGCTCCTCGATGTGCAGGAGGCGCAGGATCTGAGCCGCTTCGTTCAGGGTCGCGTCTGAGGAGCCAGAGCGTGTTTTTACTTTCCCACAGACGATCACACCACAACACCACCTCATGTCAACACACCCAAACAAACCCGCTTTCCCCCCGTGTACGTTTTATGCCATGATGTGGAAAATGGAGCGCTCACCTCCAGTGTCGAAACccaatgtgtgtttgtctaaaGTCACTGGAATTCCCTGGAACCAAGAGGAAAACATACGTGAGTGAGAACGCAGTCAATGGTTATTCtcattcaaaatgttaaaggtatattataatatatataataatataatgtggACATGTTAAAGTTACCTCTCGGCTCTGGCTGGCTTTAGCGATGGCTTCTGGCGAAAGTCTCTCTTGGATCAGAATACGAATGGCCTGAGAGGAAATGAAGCATTTATAGAGTCTTTGGGTTATAAACCTCATCGAGGAACATTACGACGACTATTAGTGACTTTTAAAggtgaataaaaataatcagattcaGTATAAAGTCACAATATTTTTACTATTCTTGTATATAATGCTGGAttcatgtgaaatattaaaGTTATACAAGTACAAAGCAGCGTGTTCCACTCTCTCACCTTGAGCATGACCAGGTAGTCGTCGTGCCGCTGGATTTTGAGGATGCTGGACAGAGCCGTCACTCCTGCTTTGAAATCTGGTGAAttaactgaaaaaacaaaacccattaTGTTCataacgaggaggaggaggaaagagaggatgtGAGGTGCGATGAAGAGTTTGTGATTACTGTCGAGGTTGACCAGCGGGTCGACCGGTAAGTCGCTGTTACTGGAGGCTGCCAGCGGCTGACAGTTCTTATACTTCTCCACTGGGGACACGTGATAGAAACAGAGATGCAGGTTATTCATCTTCAGAAATTACATCTTTGGCTTTTAAAGGGTTTAAATTTCTGTAAAAGTTCCAAAAAGAATGATTCGGTTTTGCAGCAGAGAAAAGTCGTGGTGAGCTGGAACGAGCAGGAACCATTCCTTATCCAACAGCTACATCTAGTGGTCTTCCTGGGTATTGCAGCGTATACTGCTCTGTTCTTCTGAATGAACCAAACAGCTCCTTAAAAAGCCCAgcgtgtgtttctctctcaccGTTGTCTCCATACTCGTAGCGCACAGCCAGGCCCAGTAGCCAGTCCAGAGCCTCGTGCTTCTCCTGAGACCCGAACGGACAGTTGACGTCCTGCAGgtactgcacacaaacacaacattcaagTTCTGGTTGATTAGAACACAGCTCATGTCAGACTCTGCGACTTTGGCGTCggcccagagtgtgtgtgtgtctgccgtgcaacaggctgcagctgctggtgtcACCTTCTGGAAGGCCGATGGCCAGTCGGAGCCGGGGATGTTCCTCAGGTTCCCCCGGTCCTCGATCTTGTAGTGTCGGATCTTCTGGTCCTCCAGCCACACGATGCAGTTCCTGTACTGAGTCTCATCTGAGCACAGACCACAGATCACAGACACGTCAGTACCAGCAGCTGCATCAACGACTCCAGGAAAGGGCAGTGATGcaggaggatgtgtgtgtggagatattCAAGAAAACGTATCCATGCAAATAGACTGTTATAGTATATAAGTATTTATAGGTTATAGTATAAGTATATAGGCAGGTTCTGTATGCAAAATGAATGAGTGTAAAATGCAATGTGCTACAAACATGTATGAATGGGTATAAATACCACATACAACATAGTATAACTGTGTAgagatgtgtatatataaaggTATAAATTAACAGCAGTATacaatacatactgtatgtgtaaatgggtgaatttGCACAATAAGATTCATACATGTGGGATAATATAGATTCATATGATATAGAATGTGCATAGTGACAGTAACATAGATACAGTTCATGTAACTACACACAATGTTAACAACTCAGTGCTAAACAGCTAACTTCCAAATAGACGTTTAAACTAGTTGAgataaaacattaaacacaggCGACATTAGCTTTGATATGAACATTAGAACAAAGCCGAATAGTAGAAAGTGGAGGTGAAAGTCTGAGCTGTTGTTTATCTCGTGTTTTTAAGCAACACGCACGAAGAGGAACGTGAAAGTAAAGTTCAGCTGCAGGAGTCTGGTCGCTAACAGTGACAGGACACGTTAGCTCCACGTTAGCTCCACGTTAGCATCACACAAGCGGCTCCTGCAGGAGACGGTTCCCACCTGAGAAGTCGCAGCCTGCGGGGTTGTGATAGTCCAGAGCTGTGAGCTTCCTCCGGAACATTTCTGCGGTGGTTAACCGCAAACTACCGCGTTGTGTGTCCCGCAGCACGTTAGCTTTAGCTACTTCCTCCTCCTAGCTGTCAGCGTGGAACTGAGCATGCGCGgactgcagcttcctgtgggGACTGTCAAAGTAAAATTCACTATGTAACTATATTATAGATTATACTACATTATGCTATATTATACTACAGTATACTACATCATACTACgaacataaatattacattattctACATTAATCCCACATTATACTGCATCATATTCTATTATACATCATACTAAATTCATACCACATTATACTATACTTCAAATCCTCCCCATTGTAGAATGTACCCAGAAGTGAACTCTCTTCACTAAGCCACAGAACCTTAATCAGTCTCTTATTTTTATGGTTTAAAgtcctattttattttaatacttgatttaaaataaatttgattaaaaaaaatctatgcaTTCAACTTAAAAGTagcaatatataaatacatacttGCAATATGTTATGTatcatattgtatattattCTGAATTTATacctatatataaatataattatacttccatctttatatagttaTATTTAGTATAATAAATAAGATAGCGTTGTTGATTACATTAATGTTTCTGCCCGAATTTACTTCACACGTCAAAACGTCTCATCTCAGATGTTTCTGTGGGTTTTTCCACAAGTTGACTGACAGTTGAACGTTCAGACACTTTAAATCATCTCAGGCTGTCACACAGACTTTGGAAAAAACTTTTATTACACGTCACAATTTACAAAATGATGCAAAAATCAGTCAAGACGATGCGAAAGAGAAAACTAAAGTGATGGGAATTAAGTGTGTTgcttgcttgtgtgtgtgtttttagaatGGCCTCATGCGTGTGCTAAGGGGCGGGGCTCTGTTCGGTGGCGTGATAGCGATGTCCAGGTAGTCCCCGATCTGGAAGCGTTGAGACTGCAGTGTCATGGAGTCATCTGCTCCCTTCCTGCCCGATAGAGTGCTGCCGATGTCTTTCAACCTAACAGAGGGAGAAGTTTTAATATACAGCACGTGGAGATGTATCATCCTGCTCCATGAACCTTCTGAAGTGTGGTACTCACTTGTATAGTTTCCCTCTGGTGTCAGGGAAGACTATAGCGAAGCTGAAATTAGTTCCCTTCTTCCTGGCCTCTGGATACACTTCCTTCACCAGGCAGGTCAGCTCCTTCAGAGTCGCATCCATCCTGAAGCACAGACAATCACATACATTCACATGTTGCCTCAAGAACTGAATCCATTCAACAGTAAAGAGAAAGAGCGAGGCGCCCGCAGCCTCACCAGGTGTATATCTGCAGTTCGCTGGAGGGAACGTTGCCACGAGAGAACTCATCTGGTCTGTGGTGTCGGCCGCTGTTGGTGGTGAACACACGCAGCAGAAGAGGGCAGGTCTGAAACAAGCAGCAGATTCAAAACGGGGTTTAAAATGCATCACCAGCAGCCTTGTATAGAACTGTTGTACAGTAACGTGCAGGGGCAGAGGATCAAGTAGAAAACAACTGTTTGTACATTAATATAAGGACAAATTGTGCAGAGTCACAAATGGAGGTTTTCTGGTTTCAAATCGAACGAGACCAGACTTATTAGTTTGTTAACTTTGACAAACAAAACGTAAAAATCTTTGATTCTTAACAAACGAGTTGTTGTTTGGTGAACAGAGGACTGTGGTTAGCAACACGTTAGCACGTTAGCACTGCTAACCTAcagagaatttatttttatccaGGTTCCATCCTCCACTGTTTTCTACATCTTAAAACAACTTAAAGTCGATACTGATGTTGATCTATCAACGTTGATAGGTTTAATTTA contains these protein-coding regions:
- the rtraf gene encoding RNA transcription, translation and transport factor protein — encoded protein: MFRRKLTALDYHNPAGCDFSDETQYRNCIVWLEDQKIRHYKIEDRGNLRNIPGSDWPSAFQKYLQDVNCPFGSQEKHEALDWLLGLAVRYEYGDNVEKYKNCQPLAASSNSDLPVDPLVNLDINSPDFKAGVTALSSILKIQRHDDYLVMLKAIRILIQERLSPEAIAKASQSREGIPVTLDKHTLGFDTGDATLNEAAQILRLLHIEELRELQTKINEAIVAVQAIIADPKTDHRLGKVGR
- the sap18 gene encoding histone deacetylase complex subunit SAP18, yielding MALESRITQEEIKKEPEKPIDREKTCPLLLRVFTTNSGRHHRPDEFSRGNVPSSELQIYTWMDATLKELTCLVKEVYPEARKKGTNFSFAIVFPDTRGKLYKLKDIGSTLSGRKGADDSMTLQSQRFQIGDYLDIAITPPNRAPPLSTRMRPF